One genomic region from Aliarcobacter cryaerophilus ATCC 43158 encodes:
- a CDS encoding EAL domain-containing protein, with product MKKEDLKYSYNFLLEYKKAIDESSIVSKTDKNGLITFVNKKFCEVSGYEEHELLGKNHSIIRHPSMTQEFFNKLWKTILNEGIFKGVIVNKKKNGLVYYVDTTIIPILDENKNINEFIAIRHDITKVYEQKKLIEEQFIDELTLLPNRQKLLKDLKDNKITKIAMININGFRDINNFYGFETGDLVLKKFSQILLDKISANIDLYRVANDIFAICTKNKDNLEEIRDICTNIIENVSLNPILINNNSFYLSISIGVARNCKDTAVQNNLLSKAEYALRMAKKRDISILFLDENIELYNKLKDNKKLIEELKSSLISNNLLIYGQKIINNISKKEKYEVLMRIKLEDGSILTPYSFLKEAKKAKIYLGMTRILVKKACEYFKGKDIDFSLNLTLEDIKDQYTMDFIVNAMEKTNTAKQITFEIVESEGIESFAEVSNFIKKAKKLGCKIAIDDFGTGYSNFEYIIKLDVDYIKIDGSLIKNINTDNNLYLTVQTIVGFAKALNIKTVAEFVHSEDVLNCVKNLDIDYSQGFFIDEPKELIL from the coding sequence ATGAAAAAAGAAGATTTAAAATATAGCTACAACTTTTTATTAGAGTACAAAAAAGCTATAGATGAAAGCTCTATAGTCTCTAAAACAGATAAAAATGGTCTCATCACCTTTGTAAATAAAAAATTTTGTGAAGTTTCAGGTTATGAGGAGCATGAGCTATTAGGCAAAAACCATAGCATAATAAGACATCCTAGTATGACACAAGAGTTTTTTAATAAGCTTTGGAAAACTATACTAAATGAAGGTATTTTTAAAGGCGTAATTGTAAATAAAAAAAAGAATGGATTAGTCTATTATGTAGATACAACTATTATTCCTATTTTAGATGAAAATAAAAATATAAATGAGTTTATTGCAATAAGACATGATATTACAAAAGTATATGAGCAAAAAAAACTTATAGAAGAACAATTTATAGATGAATTAACTCTATTACCAAATAGACAAAAACTTTTAAAAGATTTAAAAGATAACAAAATTACAAAAATTGCTATGATAAATATAAATGGTTTTAGAGATATAAATAACTTTTATGGTTTTGAAACAGGAGATTTAGTACTAAAAAAATTTTCACAAATACTTCTTGATAAAATCTCTGCAAATATAGATTTATACAGAGTAGCAAATGATATTTTTGCAATATGTACAAAAAATAAAGATAACCTAGAAGAGATAAGAGATATATGCACAAATATTATTGAAAATGTATCTTTAAATCCAATTTTAATAAATAATAATAGCTTTTATTTAAGTATATCAATTGGTGTTGCTAGAAATTGTAAAGACACTGCTGTTCAAAATAATCTTTTGTCAAAAGCAGAATATGCACTAAGAATGGCTAAAAAACGAGATATTTCAATACTTTTTTTAGATGAAAATATAGAGCTTTACAATAAATTAAAAGATAATAAAAAGTTAATTGAAGAGTTAAAAAGTTCTCTTATTTCAAATAATCTTTTAATATATGGTCAAAAAATAATTAATAATATTTCAAAAAAAGAGAAATATGAGGTACTAATGAGAATTAAACTAGAAGATGGTTCAATTTTAACACCTTATAGTTTTCTAAAAGAGGCAAAAAAAGCGAAGATATATCTTGGAATGACAAGAATACTTGTAAAAAAAGCTTGTGAATATTTCAAAGGTAAAGATATTGATTTTAGCTTAAATTTAACTCTTGAAGATATTAAAGACCAATACACTATGGATTTTATTGTTAATGCAATGGAAAAAACAAATACTGCAAAACAGATAACTTTTGAGATAGTTGAAAGTGAAGGAATTGAAAGTTTTGCTGAGGTATCAAATTTTATAAAAAAAGCAAAAAAACTTGGTTGTAAGATTGCTATTGATGATTTTGGTACTGGATACTCAAATTTTGAGTATATAATAAAATTAGATGTTGATTATATAAAAATAGATGGTTCTTTAATAAAAAATATAAATACAGATAACAATCTATATCTTACTGTTCAAACTATTGTTGGTTTTGCAAAAGCTCTTAATATAAAAACAGTAGCAGAGTTTGTACACAGTGAAGATGTTTTAAATTGTGTAAAAAATCTAGATATAGATTACTCTCAAGGTTTTTTTATTGATGAGCCAAAAGAGTTAATTTTATAA
- a CDS encoding FAD-dependent oxidoreductase has product MRYDVLIIGAGASGFACALTLGSANDKFEWAKDKKYLILDDNKSDLNVGKYFNVAGVDSGINGVDLLAKMKKQLEIYKDVELKNEKATKIENLGEYFKVTTENSTYEASIIVLATGLHKFDIECEGVNVKDNIFVPKPNNIYLENSNNLISKNLYVAGLASGVPTMFSCASGDGAKVACDIFTLWSGKIAVVHDVKA; this is encoded by the coding sequence ATGAGATATGATGTACTAATTATTGGAGCTGGTGCTTCTGGATTTGCTTGTGCTCTAACTTTAGGAAGTGCAAATGATAAATTTGAATGGGCAAAAGATAAAAAATATTTAATTTTAGATGATAATAAAAGTGATTTAAATGTTGGAAAATATTTTAATGTTGCTGGAGTTGATAGTGGAATAAATGGTGTTGATTTACTTGCAAAAATGAAAAAACAACTAGAAATATATAAAGATGTTGAATTAAAAAATGAAAAAGCTACTAAAATTGAGAATTTAGGCGAATATTTTAAAGTTACAACTGAAAACTCTACTTATGAAGCTTCTATTATAGTACTAGCAACTGGTCTTCATAAATTTGATATAGAGTGTGAAGGTGTAAATGTAAAAGATAATATATTTGTTCCAAAGCCAAATAATATATATTTAGAAAATTCAAACAATTTAATCTCTAAAAATCTATATGTAGCTGGACTTGCAAGTGGTGTTCCAACAATGTTTTCTTGTGCAAGTGGAGATGGAGCTAAAGTTGCTTGTGATATTTTTACTCTTTGGAGTGGAAAAATTGCCGTTGTTCACGATGTAAAAGCATAA
- a CDS encoding alpha/beta fold hydrolase, with product MKKEKIYFIPGLMTDSRLWSKALPFLENEFEIVHVPIPNSTNFDEIVEILNNQFEEEKINILGFSLGGYIASYFTCKYPNKVKRLFTVAATPGTTSKIEKVRREKKLEEFESLNDFFGLDLEKAIMLLEEQNQSDISLAQIMVDMFNSLGRDTFITQLKSTFNRVDLFDKLKDINIPMYMLYSSNDRLLDLEALDKLHNQKHNIKLIKRDGTSHNIPLEFPELFASSIKKWIKE from the coding sequence ATGAAAAAAGAGAAAATATATTTTATACCAGGACTTATGACAGATTCTAGGCTTTGGAGTAAAGCATTACCATTTTTGGAAAATGAGTTTGAAATAGTTCATGTACCTATTCCAAACTCAACAAATTTTGATGAGATTGTAGAGATACTAAATAATCAATTTGAAGAGGAAAAAATAAATATTTTGGGATTTTCACTTGGTGGTTATATCGCATCTTACTTTACTTGCAAATATCCAAATAAAGTAAAAAGACTATTTACAGTTGCTGCAACGCCTGGAACTACTTCAAAAATAGAAAAAGTAAGAAGAGAAAAAAAACTCGAAGAGTTCGAAAGTCTAAATGATTTTTTTGGACTTGATTTAGAAAAAGCAATTATGCTTTTAGAAGAGCAAAATCAAAGTGATATATCTTTGGCTCAAATTATGGTTGATATGTTCAACTCGCTTGGAAGAGATACTTTTATAACTCAACTAAAAAGTACTTTTAATAGAGTAGATCTATTTGATAAATTAAAAGATATAAACATTCCTATGTATATGCTTTATAGCTCAAACGATAGGCTTTTGGATTTAGAGGCTTTAGATAAACTACACAATCAAAAACATAATATTAAACTTATAAAAAGAGATGGAACTAGCCACAATATTCCATTGGAGTTTCCAGAACTTTTTGCTTCTAGTATAAAGAAGTGGATAAAAGAGTAA
- a CDS encoding YgaP family membrane protein has protein sequence MNTFDKIRAFCRPFRIVAGIILIIVGIYTGIIWFYLGVIPLLAGLFDICPLCKFSGKCTPKNLK, from the coding sequence ATGAATACATTTGATAAAATTAGAGCTTTTTGCAGACCATTTAGAATTGTTGCTGGGATTATTTTAATTATTGTTGGGATTTATACTGGTATTATTTGGTTTTATTTAGGAGTTATTCCATTACTTGCAGGGCTTTTTGATATTTGTCCACTTTGTAAGTTTAGTGGAAAATGTACACCGAAAAATTTAAAGTAG
- a CDS encoding M99 family carboxypeptidase catalytic domain-containing protein codes for MRFLFLIIFLLTNIYANTNKDFTLYKKDGKISGHTLLIIGGIHGDEPGGYFAPAFLEKYYTIKKGSVWIAPSVNIDSMIANQRGIYGDMNRKFSTISKDDKDLKNIEKIKSLILDKKVDLILNLHDGHGFYRQNYENAIFNPRAWGQATIIDQDKIHSLEKFGNLDEIASTVRDNLNKDKLFQDHHYFGVKNTETKAKDEQQQLSLTFFAVTNNKPAFAIETSKNITDLTEKVIYQLKSIEEFMRIMDIEFSRNFDVNNYKEVQKLLFDLGRIEINSNISFYLNDIRKNLRFIPLKKSENNFNFEHSLGNSKFTNGNYEIYIGNNLITTLSPQIFDKNGSFDSVELEIDGKIIKSKFGQILEVKKSFKVLKSPLRVNVIGFSKSGVDSEDSLVLKKSDMVSSFSIDNSNKSYRVEFYHDNIFYGMITIKFID; via the coding sequence ATGAGATTTCTTTTTCTTATTATATTTTTACTCACAAATATATATGCAAATACAAACAAAGATTTTACTCTTTATAAAAAAGATGGAAAAATATCAGGACACACTTTACTTATAATTGGTGGAATACATGGAGATGAGCCAGGAGGATATTTTGCACCAGCATTTCTAGAAAAATATTACACTATAAAAAAAGGGAGTGTTTGGATTGCTCCTAGTGTAAATATAGATAGTATGATTGCAAACCAAAGAGGCATATATGGGGATATGAATAGGAAATTTAGCACTATTTCAAAAGATGACAAAGATTTAAAAAATATCGAAAAAATAAAATCTCTTATTTTGGATAAAAAAGTAGATTTAATTTTAAATCTACACGATGGGCATGGTTTTTACAGACAAAACTATGAAAATGCAATTTTTAATCCAAGAGCATGGGGACAAGCAACTATTATTGACCAAGATAAAATACACTCTTTGGAAAAATTTGGAAATTTAGATGAGATTGCATCAACAGTAAGAGATAATCTAAACAAAGATAAACTTTTTCAAGACCATCACTATTTTGGAGTAAAAAATACAGAAACAAAAGCAAAAGATGAACAACAACAACTATCTTTGACTTTTTTTGCAGTTACAAACAATAAACCAGCATTTGCAATAGAAACAAGCAAAAATATTACAGATTTAACAGAAAAAGTAATTTATCAATTAAAATCTATTGAAGAGTTTATGAGAATTATGGATATTGAATTTAGTAGAAATTTTGATGTAAACAACTATAAAGAGGTACAAAAATTACTTTTTGATTTGGGAAGAATTGAAATAAACAGCAATATATCTTTTTATTTAAATGATATTAGAAAAAACTTAAGATTTATTCCACTTAAAAAAAGTGAAAATAACTTTAACTTTGAGCACTCTTTAGGAAATAGTAAATTTACAAATGGTAACTATGAAATATATATTGGAAATAACCTAATAACAACTTTATCTCCTCAAATATTTGATAAAAATGGCTCGTTTGACAGTGTTGAGTTAGAAATAGATGGAAAAATAATAAAAAGTAAGTTTGGTCAAATTTTAGAAGTTAAAAAAAGTTTCAAAGTTTTAAAATCACCACTTAGAGTAAATGTTATTGGTTTTAGTAAATCAGGTGTTGATAGTGAAGATAGTTTAGTTCTTAAAAAAAGTGATATGGTAAGTAGCTTTTCAATAGATAATTCTAACAAAAGTTATAGAGTTGAGTTTTATCACGACAATATATTTTATGGAATGATTACAATAAAATTTATAGATTAA
- a CDS encoding protein adenylyltransferase SelO family protein, which yields MENIIMKNNIETFNELINLSDYSFVNNLNSDPDAKFNEENKSPREVFCGHYVLVSPTAIKEPIYISHSINFFKELGFSENLIKSDDFIKLFSGDMSNIDNLRQNKGWATGYALSIYGREYYSQCPFQTGNGYGDGRAISVLEAVINGKRWEFQLKGAGKTPYCRGADGRAVLRSSVREFLAQEHIYALGISTSRSLTLFTSKKEQVTRPWFRDNSYSMDPEVMIEEDVAITTRVASSFIRVGQLELFGRRARKNEHKNALKELEMIVLHLIDREYSEVINQNLDLEEKIILLANEFQNRLTSMVANWIRVGYCQGNFNSDNCAAGGFTLDYGPFGFIEMFDPKYQSWTGGGMHFSFFNQPVAAQKNFKSFCSALKPLLNSNKEALEELEKIENNFANIMQDKMENIWASKLGLENFDFELFEELINLMIDTKVDYTIFFRELSNITDDISSLEKSFYGSLKDENIKLRWNNWLEIWKSQINVNDDESKQKLSNQMKLTNPKYSLREWHLVLAYQEAQEGNYEPVNELQEIMTKPYEEQTKEIEEKYYIKKPTDFFGIAGISHVSCSS from the coding sequence ATGGAAAATATAATAATGAAAAATAATATAGAAACTTTTAATGAATTAATTAATTTAAGTGATTACTCTTTTGTAAATAATCTAAACAGTGACCCTGATGCAAAATTTAATGAAGAAAACAAATCACCAAGAGAAGTCTTTTGCGGACACTATGTTCTTGTAAGTCCAACTGCTATAAAAGAGCCAATATATATTTCTCATAGCATTAATTTTTTTAAAGAATTAGGCTTTAGTGAGAATTTAATAAAATCTGATGATTTTATCAAGCTATTTTCAGGAGATATGTCTAATATTGATAATCTTAGACAAAATAAAGGTTGGGCGACAGGATATGCACTATCTATTTATGGTCGTGAATACTATTCTCAATGCCCTTTTCAAACAGGAAATGGTTATGGAGATGGTAGAGCAATTTCTGTTTTAGAAGCTGTAATAAATGGTAAAAGATGGGAATTTCAACTAAAAGGTGCTGGAAAAACTCCATATTGTAGAGGTGCTGATGGAAGAGCAGTTTTAAGATCAAGTGTAAGAGAGTTTTTAGCTCAAGAACATATATACGCACTTGGAATTTCAACATCTAGGTCTTTGACTTTATTTACTTCTAAAAAAGAGCAAGTAACAAGACCTTGGTTTAGAGATAATTCTTACTCAATGGACCCTGAAGTTATGATTGAAGAAGATGTAGCAATTACTACAAGAGTTGCATCTTCTTTTATAAGAGTTGGGCAACTTGAACTTTTTGGAAGACGAGCTAGAAAAAATGAACATAAAAATGCTTTAAAAGAGCTAGAGATGATTGTTTTACATTTGATTGATAGAGAATATAGTGAGGTAATAAATCAAAATTTAGACTTAGAAGAAAAAATCATATTACTAGCAAATGAGTTTCAAAATCGTCTTACATCAATGGTTGCTAACTGGATAAGAGTAGGGTATTGTCAAGGTAATTTTAACAGTGATAACTGTGCAGCTGGTGGATTTACACTTGATTATGGTCCATTTGGATTTATAGAGATGTTTGACCCAAAATATCAATCTTGGACAGGTGGTGGAATGCACTTTTCATTTTTTAATCAGCCAGTTGCTGCACAAAAAAACTTTAAATCATTTTGTAGTGCTTTAAAACCACTATTAAATTCAAATAAAGAAGCTTTAGAAGAACTCGAAAAAATCGAAAATAATTTTGCAAATATTATGCAAGATAAGATGGAAAATATTTGGGCTAGTAAGTTGGGATTAGAAAATTTTGATTTTGAGTTGTTTGAAGAATTAATAAATCTTATGATTGATACAAAAGTTGATTACACAATATTTTTTAGAGAACTGTCAAATATTACCGATGATATTAGTAGCCTTGAAAAAAGTTTTTATGGAAGTTTAAAAGATGAAAATATCAAATTAAGATGGAATAATTGGCTAGAAATTTGGAAATCACAAATAAATGTAAATGATGACGAGTCTAAACAAAAACTATCAAATCAAATGAAACTAACTAATCCAAAATACAGTTTAAGAGAATGGCATCTAGTTTTGGCATATCAAGAAGCACAAGAAGGAAACTATGAACCTGTAAATGAACTACAAGAGATAATGACAAAACCATATGAGGAACAAACAAAAGAGATAGAAGAAAAATATTATATTAAAAAACCAACAGATTTTTTTGGAATAGCTGGTATTTCACATGTTAGTTGTTCTTCATAA
- the guaA gene encoding glutamine-hydrolyzing GMP synthase, with amino-acid sequence MKHVPIVVLDFGSQYTQIIARKLRESGVYSEIVPYNESIEDIMARTPKGIILSGGPASVYANDSYHPDSTIFDLGLPILGICYGMQLIAQHFGGSVIPATSHEYGKAKLDIIVENEIFKDTQSGQIVWMSHGDRVESIPSGFEKIAISENSPYAAIADTNRNIYAFQFHPEVYHSECGSKLLKNFAKYICGCESTWNMGSFAKEQIERVKKQVGDKKVLCAVSGGVDSSVVATLLFEAIGNQVIPVFVDNGLLRANEREQVETIFKSRGIDLITVDASEQFLTKLAGVTDPETKRKIIGETFIEVFDKEAKKHEGVEFLAQGTLYTDVIESVSVKGPSKTIKSHHNVGGLPDWMKFELVEPLREIFKDEVRELGLELGLPRNMINRHPFPGPGLAIRIMGDVNKPDLELLRKADVILLDVLHSTGYYEKTWQAFTVLLNVKSVGVMGDNRTYDNTVCVRIVDATDGMTATFAHIPHEILETISRRIINEVDGINRVVYDISSKPPATIEWE; translated from the coding sequence ATGAAGCATGTACCAATAGTTGTATTAGATTTTGGTAGTCAATATACACAAATAATTGCAAGAAAACTAAGAGAAAGCGGAGTTTATTCTGAAATTGTTCCGTACAATGAATCAATTGAAGATATTATGGCAAGAACTCCTAAAGGGATTATACTTTCAGGTGGTCCAGCTTCTGTTTATGCTAACGATTCATATCACCCTGATTCTACAATCTTTGATTTAGGACTTCCTATTTTAGGAATTTGTTATGGAATGCAACTAATTGCTCAGCACTTTGGCGGAAGTGTAATTCCAGCAACAAGTCATGAATATGGAAAAGCAAAACTAGATATTATTGTAGAAAATGAGATTTTTAAAGATACACAAAGTGGTCAAATTGTTTGGATGAGCCATGGAGATAGAGTTGAATCAATTCCATCTGGATTTGAGAAAATAGCAATTAGCGAAAATTCTCCTTATGCAGCTATTGCTGATACAAATAGAAATATTTATGCTTTCCAATTTCATCCTGAAGTTTATCACTCAGAATGTGGAAGCAAACTTCTTAAAAACTTTGCAAAATATATTTGTGGATGTGAAAGCACTTGGAATATGGGTTCTTTTGCAAAAGAGCAAATAGAAAGAGTTAAAAAACAAGTTGGAGACAAAAAAGTTCTATGTGCTGTTTCAGGTGGAGTTGATAGCTCTGTTGTAGCAACTCTTCTTTTTGAAGCAATTGGGAATCAAGTAATTCCTGTATTTGTTGACAATGGACTTTTAAGAGCAAATGAAAGAGAACAAGTTGAGACTATTTTTAAATCAAGAGGTATTGATTTAATAACTGTTGATGCAAGTGAGCAATTTTTAACAAAACTTGCAGGTGTTACTGATCCTGAAACAAAAAGAAAAATAATTGGTGAAACATTTATTGAAGTATTTGATAAAGAAGCAAAAAAACACGAAGGTGTTGAGTTTTTAGCTCAAGGAACACTTTATACTGATGTTATTGAATCTGTTTCTGTAAAAGGTCCTTCAAAAACTATAAAATCTCACCACAATGTAGGTGGACTTCCTGATTGGATGAAATTTGAACTTGTTGAACCTTTAAGAGAGATTTTCAAAGATGAAGTAAGAGAGCTTGGACTTGAGCTTGGACTTCCAAGAAATATGATAAATAGACACCCATTCCCTGGTCCTGGACTTGCTATTAGAATTATGGGAGATGTAAACAAACCAGATTTAGAATTACTTAGAAAGGCTGATGTTATATTACTAGATGTTTTACACTCAACTGGATACTATGAAAAAACATGGCAAGCATTTACAGTTTTATTAAATGTAAAATCTGTTGGAGTTATGGGTGATAATAGAACTTATGACAACACTGTTTGCGTAAGAATAGTAGATGCAACAGATGGTATGACAGCAACTTTTGCACACATTCCTCATGAAATATTAGAAACAATCTCAAGAAGAATTATAAATGAAGTTGATGGAATAAATAGAGTAGTTTATGATATTTCATCAAAACCACCTGCAACTATTGAGTGGGAATAA
- the nadB gene encoding L-aspartate oxidase translates to MIYDYIIVGAGIAGLNAARLLPKNKRVLILCKMSTWNSNTFWAQGGIASAVDKSDIPTHIKDTLEAGANYNNLEAVELLSTESIPTIKEIIEAGMIFDKNVDGNLAYTKEAAHSRNRILHAQGDATGREIHLFLLEQCSHEIVTQAVVCDLLIQDDICYGVQYFTSEYEQKVAFAHNTIIASGGVGSLYKYHTNSTANAGEIHGIIAEKNISLKDMEMTQFHPTVLKGTSFARKPLLSEALRGEGAFVVDENGNRFLFDYHPSGELAPRDIVSRAIFDYNKKTGLGIFLSFKNFEKKAFKQRFPNIYENIKDLGYELPFENVPISPAFHYCMGGIEVSLNGLVKNFKNLYAIGEVACNGVHGANRLASNSLLEGLVFSRIAVNKSLQVDFKIDKQNYKKEIKKYIRNKEIDKDIKDDLRRTMWESAGIVRTKKELKDALNKIESYLLLDIGRLLYLRLLTAKTILKACLLREKSLGAHFIKED, encoded by the coding sequence ATGATATATGATTATATTATAGTTGGGGCTGGAATAGCAGGGCTTAATGCTGCTAGACTTCTACCAAAGAACAAAAGAGTTCTAATTTTGTGCAAAATGTCAACGTGGAATTCAAACACTTTTTGGGCTCAAGGCGGGATTGCAAGTGCTGTTGATAAAAGTGATATACCAACTCATATAAAAGATACTTTAGAAGCAGGTGCTAACTATAACAACCTTGAAGCAGTTGAGCTTTTAAGTACTGAATCAATTCCTACAATAAAAGAAATTATAGAAGCTGGTATGATTTTTGATAAAAATGTAGATGGAAATTTAGCATACACAAAAGAAGCAGCACATAGTAGAAATAGAATATTACATGCTCAAGGTGATGCAACGGGAAGAGAAATTCATCTATTTTTACTTGAACAATGTTCTCATGAAATAGTAACTCAAGCTGTGGTTTGTGATTTATTGATACAAGATGATATTTGTTATGGAGTTCAATATTTTACTAGTGAGTATGAACAAAAAGTAGCTTTTGCACACAATACTATTATAGCAAGTGGTGGAGTTGGTTCTTTATACAAATACCATACAAATTCAACTGCAAATGCTGGTGAAATTCATGGGATTATTGCTGAAAAAAATATATCTTTGAAAGATATGGAAATGACACAGTTTCATCCAACAGTTTTAAAAGGAACATCATTTGCAAGAAAACCACTTCTAAGTGAAGCATTAAGAGGTGAAGGCGCATTTGTTGTAGATGAAAATGGTAACAGATTTCTATTTGATTATCATCCTAGTGGTGAGTTAGCTCCTAGAGATATTGTAAGCCGTGCAATTTTTGACTACAACAAAAAAACAGGCTTAGGTATATTTTTATCTTTTAAAAATTTTGAGAAAAAAGCATTTAAACAAAGATTTCCAAATATTTATGAAAATATCAAAGATTTAGGATATGAGCTTCCATTTGAAAATGTTCCAATAAGCCCTGCTTTTCACTACTGTATGGGTGGAATAGAAGTTTCTTTAAATGGATTAGTAAAAAATTTTAAAAATCTTTATGCTATTGGTGAAGTAGCTTGTAATGGAGTTCATGGAGCAAATAGACTTGCTTCAAATTCACTTTTAGAGGGTCTTGTTTTTTCAAGAATTGCAGTTAATAAATCTTTACAAGTAGATTTTAAAATAGATAAACAAAACTACAAAAAAGAGATAAAAAAGTACATAAGAAACAAAGAGATTGATAAAGATATAAAAGATGATTTAAGAAGAACTATGTGGGAATCTGCTGGAATTGTAAGAACAAAAAAAGAGCTAAAAGATGCTTTAAATAAAATAGAGAGTTATTTATTACTTGATATTGGAAGATTGTTGTATCTTAGGCTTTTAACAGCAAAAACTATATTAAAAGCTTGTCTTCTTAGAGAAAAATCTTTAGGTGCACATTTTATAAAAGAAGATTAA
- a CDS encoding M48 family metallopeptidase has translation MNFEINLNNSVINVELHNKKHIKHCYLRILRKDLLQIKANRYFTIYDAKDLINRKKDWILENIKKVENKTLEDGYFLYLGEKKLLSDFPIKNLDSFYKKEIDSFICTFIEKYSNLMQLFPTKISYRKNKRTWGSCNYKNELNFNILLMKFPLYIMEYIVIHELAHIKHKNHSKRFWELVEKYSPNYKEIEKIFKTLL, from the coding sequence TTGAATTTTGAAATTAATTTGAATAATAGTGTAATAAATGTTGAATTACATAATAAAAAGCATATAAAACATTGCTATTTAAGAATTTTAAGAAAAGATTTATTGCAAATAAAAGCAAATAGATATTTTACAATTTATGATGCAAAAGATTTAATAAATAGGAAAAAAGATTGGATACTAGAAAATATAAAAAAAGTTGAAAACAAAACATTAGAAGATGGTTATTTTCTATATTTAGGAGAAAAAAAACTTTTATCTGATTTTCCTATAAAAAATCTTGATAGTTTTTATAAAAAAGAGATAGATAGTTTTATTTGTACTTTTATTGAAAAATATTCAAATTTAATGCAACTATTTCCAACAAAAATCTCATATAGAAAAAATAAAAGAACTTGGGGTTCTTGTAACTATAAAAATGAGTTAAACTTTAATATATTGCTTATGAAATTTCCACTTTATATAATGGAATATATTGTTATTCACGAACTAGCTCACATAAAACATAAAAACCATTCAAAAAGATTTTGGGAATTAGTTGAAAAATACTCTCCAAACTACAAAGAGATAGAAAAAATATTTAAAACTCTTTTATAA